In a single window of the Montipora capricornis isolate CH-2021 chromosome 11, ASM3666992v2, whole genome shotgun sequence genome:
- the LOC138023381 gene encoding N-acetyllactosaminide beta-1,6-N-acetylglucosaminyl-transferase-like — translation MADEFPNFSLGIIEELDEHFLYDLDDKDENEFLAAVDLETVNATNQVDKARKWERCQKLISGEEKLKGTVTRTPPDSEINAKYTPNQDCAQVLRHHFRHPPVSEEEKQLPIAYSITLYKSARLVERILQAIYMPNNVYCIHIDTKSPDALLRAIKTMIRCLPNVFVVTNRTSVFWGHFSLVQAQLNCMEELLQSSVKWKYYISLVGQDFPLYDNKEIVRALRTLKNHNNIGSKPVAKKFQNRTKFIHRFINNKFVTGDKKPPPPHNITIYKGLTHIIAIRQFVNFVLHSQIGKDFVEFLKDTHIPDEMSYGTLHQYPHAPGGIQGKQPEWIPRALIWQQRDKKNKNSCKGFWKRGLCWISFQDLQ, via the exons atggcagatgaatttccgaatttttccttgggtattattgaagagTTAGATGAGCATTTTCTCTATGACTTGGACGATAAAGATGAAAACGAATTTTTAGCTGCGGTGGACCTTGAGACTGTCAATGCAACCAATCAAGTCGATAAA GccaggaagtgggaaaggtgcCAGAAGCTTATATCCGGTGAGGAAAAGCTAAAGGGAACTGTTACTAGAACACCACCTGATTCAGAAATTAACGCCAAGTACACTCCCAATCAGGACTGTGCTCAAGTCTTAAGACACCATTTCCGCCATCCTCCTGTGTCCGAAGAAGAAAAGCAGCTACCCATCGCTTACTCCATAACATTATACAAAAGTGCACGTTTAGTGGAGAGAATTCTTCAAGCAATCTATATGCCCAACAATGTGTACTGCATTCATATCGACACAAAATCCCCAGACGCCTTGCTGAGAGCCATAAAGACTATGATACGCTGTCTTCCAAATGTCTTTGTCGTCACCAATAGGACAAGTGTTTTCTGGGGACATTTTAGTTTGGTTCAAGCTCAGCTCAATTGTATGGAAGAGCTTTTACAGTCTTCTGTGAAATGGAAATATTATATTAGTTTAGTTGGACAAGATTTTCCACTTTATGATAACAAGGAAATTGTGAGAGCATTGCGAACTCTTAAAAACCACAACAATATTGGCAGTAAACCTGTAGCAAAAAAATTTCAGAACCGCACGAAGTTCATCCACCGTTTTATCAACAATAAGTTCGTTACCGGTGACAAGAAACCCCCTCCACCTCACAACATTACAATTTATAAGGGACTAACCCACATTATTGCGATACGAcaatttgttaactttgtaCTGCACAGCCAGATCGGGAAAGactttgttgaatttttaaagGATACTCACATTCCAGATGAAATGTCGTATGGAACCTTACATCAGTATCCGCATGCCCCAGGTGGAATCCAAGGGAAACAGCCAGAGTGGATACCACGCGCTTTGATATGGCAGCAGCGTGATAAGAAGAACAAAAATTCTTGTAAAGGATTCTGGAAACGAGGTCTATGTTGGATCTCTTTTCAAGACCTGCAGTAA